The Rhodococcus sp. ABRD24 genome contains the following window.
CAGGTACCACGTGGCCAGCAGCCGGTTCGGCAGCCGGACCAGAAGCGGCGCGGCGGCCTCGACGATGTCCAGCGCCGGCTCCTCGCGCAGCGCCAGCACGATTGCCCGTACCTTCCGGATCCGCGCCGCAGGATTGACCTCGGTTGCCGGCCCCGCGAACCGTACCGCCGCAATTCGGTTGCCGCCGGACGGATCCGCGGCCGCGCGCATGCTGATCGGCATCCCCATCGGGATCTTGCCGATCGGCACGCCCAGCTCCTCGTGGTAGCGGCGGAACCCGCCCAGCAGCGCCGCGACATAGGCGTCATTGACGGAGCCACCCGCCGCATGTGCGGCCGCCTTCAGCTCGGGTAGTCCCACCTCGAGGATGCCGAACCAGCGGCCCAGACCACGCTCCCGCAGCAGCGGCGAACCCGTCGCCGGCGGCGGAGTGACCACCCGCAGCAGCGAACCGGCGTAGTCCAGGGCCTCACCGGCCGCATCGAACGGGCTCGTGACGGCGGCGACGGCCGTGCGGACGGTGCCGGACACGAGCCCGGCGATCCGCCGCGGCGTCCGGCGAATGCCGTCGAGCACCTCCTCGTAGAGCGCGGAGATGTCCGACAGGTGCTCCGGTGGTGCCGGTAACCGGTCGGGTTTGTTCGGGGTGGGTTCGGCGCGCCGGCTGTGCAGCAGCGCCATCATCTGGATGCCGCCCATGCCGTCGGTGATGCTGTGGTGCGTCTTGACCACATACACCGCCCGGCCGTCGTCGAGGCCCTCGATGAGCAACGCCATCCACGGCGGCCTGGCCTTGTCGAACGGCTCGGTGGCCAGATGCCGGCAGATCCGTAGCGCGTGGTCGAGATCTGCGGGCTCGGGCAGTCGCACGCGCCGCAGGTGGTAGTCCAGGTCGAACTCCGGGTCCACCGACCACATCGGATTGCCGAGCCCGAACGCCGGTTCCACGGCACGCATCCGGATGCGCGGAACGATGTGCGACGCCCACTCGTGTGCCTGCACCAGCCGCTCCCAGTCCGGTGCCCGATCGAGGACGTCGACCGCGACGATGGGGGTGCGCAGCTCCGGCTCTACCTCCTCCATCCGCCACATTCCGGTCTCGAAGTCCGACATGGTCCGGCTCTGCCCCCAGCCGACCGCGGAGAGGTCGACATCCACCGCACTCGGTGGAACGAAAGGTCGGCCGTCGGCCATGCGCACGCTCCTCGGATCCGATCGGTGTCTTAACACGAGTGTTGCCTCGACTTAAGCGTGTTGTCTTCACTTAAGTGTGGACCCGTCTGCGCACATGCGTCACGGGTTTCGTCACTTCGCATTCCGGGCATCGAACACGAGGCCGTACCGACGCGCGCGACTGCTCGTCCTCGGTTAGTCTCGGACGGACTTCGATCCTTACCCGGTGAAAGGATGCGGTCATTCCTCTCTACCAATTCCGATGTGCGCAGTGCGGCCCGTTCGACCGTTCCTTCTCGATGGCTTCCGTGCCCGACGCTGCCGCATGCCCCGATTGCGCCGCCGAGGCGCGCCGTCAGATCACCGCAAGCCGTCTCGGTCATGGCGCGTCCACGCCGATGCGACTACTCGACGCGACCGCCCGGTCCGCCAGCGAGCCCGGCGTCGTCTCCGGCCCCCGTCCGGGAGCTGCCCGTGCGGCACGGCCGGTCACCACCAATCCGCTGCACCGAAAGTTGCCCCGCCCCTGAGTCTTTGCCCCTCGCGTCGTGAAGGAGACTGGTATGCCCGAGTTGCTGTTCCCGCTGGATTCGAGCAAGAAATTCACCGAGCAGGAGAAGGTCGGCCACAACCGGTGGCATCCCGACATTCCCGCCGCGGTGACCGTCAAACCGGGTGATTCCTTTCGCGTGCACTGTCGCGAGTGGTTCGACGGCGCGATCCGCAACGACGACTCGGCCGACGACATCCTGAACGCGCCGCTGACGACGGTGCACACCCTCTCCGGCCCGTTCGCGATCGAGGGGGCGAGGCCCGGCGATCTGCTGATCGTCGACATCCTCGACATCGGGCCCATTCCGCAGGAGGATTCGGGCCCGCTCGCCGGCCAGGGCTGGGGCTACACCGGCATCTTCCCGACCCACAACGGTGGCGGCTTTCTCACCGAGCAGTTCCCCGACGCCTACAAGGCGGTGTGGGACTTCTCGGGGCAGACCGCGACGTCGCGGCACGTGCCGCACGTCAAGTTCACCGGAATCGTGCACCCCGGACTGATGGGCACCGCCCCGTCGCACGACCTGCTCGGCAGGTGGAACACCCGTGAAGCGGCGCTCATCGCGACCGATCCGGACCGGGTGCCGCCGCTGGCGCTGCCGCCCGAGCCGCGCGACGCAATTCTCGGCACCCTCTCCGGCGCCGACTTCGACCGTGTCGCCGCCGAGGCCGCCCGCACCGCACCGCCACGGGAGAACGGCGGTAACCAGGACATCAAGAACCTCACCAAGGGCAGCCGCATCTTCTATCCGGTGTTCGTCGACGGCGCCAAGCTGTCGGTGGGGGACCTGCACTTCTCGCAGGGCGACGGCGAGATCACCTTCTGCGGCGCGATCGAGATGGGCGGATTCATCGATCTGCGTGTCGATCTGATCAAGGGCGGAATGGAGACCTACGGCGTCTCGGAGAACGCGATCTTCATGCCGGGCAACACCGATCCGCAGTACTCCGAGTGGCTCGCGTTCTCCGGCACGTCTGTGACACTCGACGGCGAGCAGCGTTACCTCGACTCGCACCTGGCGTACCAGCGGGCGTGCCTGCACGCGATCGACTACCTCACGAAGTTCGGCTACAGCCCCGAGCAGGCGTACCTGTTGCTGGGGGCCGCTCCGATCGAGGGACGACTGTCCGGCGTCGTCGACATCCCGAACTCGTGCGCAACGGTGTACCTGCCGACCGCGATCTTCGACTTCCCGATAGCGCCGACGGCGGACGGGCCGGCGCGCATCGACCCGGGCATCGGGGCGCCGCGCTCGACGCGGTAGCCGCCAGTCAGCTGCCGAAGGTGACGCGGACGGCGTCGACCAGCTTCGCCTTTCCGGTGCGGTACGCCGCGCGGAAGCCGTCGATGTCGTCGGTGCCGTCCGCCACCTGTGCGGTGAGGAAGTCGAACAGGGCCCCCGCCGGATCGAGGACGGCGGTGGGTGCGAGGATGCGTAGTTCGTTGACCATTCCGTCGAGATCGACGATGCCCTCCGCGAGCGTGCGCAGAATGGGATCCTCTGAGGCCAAAGCTTTTTCGAGATCGCTGTCGGCGAGCACCGCCTGGTCCACCTCGACGAAGCTGTTGTGCACGGCGTCGGCTGCGCCCAGGTATCGGACGTAGATCTCACGCAGTTCGGGCTGCCAGGACGCGATGTCGACCGAGCGGGGCCGACGAGTTCCGATCCGCACCGCCAGCGCGCCGAGGAGCAATCCGATGGCCATCGCGGCGGGGACGGCCCACCAGGGCGCGGTCGTGGAGGTCAGCAGTTCCGGCAGCGTGTCCACGCGCGGATGCTATCAGTGCGCAGCGTTCCTGACCCCGGGGTCAAATTGCACTCGAGTCCAAAAAAGTAGCGACTGATAGGTTTCTCATGTTCGGAGCCTGACTGCAACCGAAATCCTGCACGGCCACTGAACTCGTTACTCAATCGTAATGATCAATCCGTAACGACCTGCTCTTTATCACGTTAGCGTCGTTTCAATCGCAGAGCGCGATCGAAGCGTTACGTGATGTGACCATGATCATTTTCCTTGCTGCGGGGAACGCACACCCGTTCCACGGAGCGAGAACAGGGCCGTCGGGGAGAAAGGGGCGCCGTATCGTGAGCGCTTCGTCGAGCTGCATCGAGGACTATGTCGCCGCCATGTTCTCGTACGAATTCCTGGACGGCGGAGTCGACTACGACTGCCTCGAGCGAATTCACCGTGGTGCTGTGGACGAGTGGGTCTCGGCTGTGGCCGGGTCTGGTCTGTTCACCAACTCCCAAGTCAGCCGCATCGACGGACACTGGCGACACGAGCCGAAGTCCCTGCTCGCAGCCCTGCTCTCCGAGGCCGACGAGATGACTGTCAAGCGCTGCGAGATGACCTGGTCCGCGCTCGACCGCCTGGCGCCACCCGCCGGGCAGCGCGAGCTCGTCGCGCTCAGCGGAGGTGGCTACACCAATATGGTGGTCTCGGCATCCACGACGATCGCCTGATCATCGGTCAGCGCCCGGAACTTCACCCCCGCCGCGTGGCATGCCGCGATCATTCGTGCGGCTTCGTTGTCGGGGTCCAGCGAGCTCGACCAGTGCGGCACGATCGTGAAGTCGACCAGGCCGAGCCCGTCCCACCGCGCCGACACCCCGCACGTCGGGGCTACTTCGGCGGGATCGTCGGCGAACTCGACTCCGGTCAATGACGGCGCCATCACGCATGCGCCCGCGCTGTAGCCGGCATAGGCGAGTTCGTCGCGTCGTAGTAGATCGGTGAGAACCGCGTCCGCCCCGCTGCGGGCGAACTGCGCACGCAGTACAAACGTGTTGCCACCGCGTACCCACACCCCACCGAATCCGGTGAGCGTCCGCTTCAACGCGTCCGGTCGCCCCACGAAGTCACGAAGGTCCACCTCGGTGGGTGTGAAACCCAGCCGGCGCAGGGGCGCCACATCGCTCATCACTGCCGACTCCCGGGCGCGCGCGGGCCATGCGTCGGCGGCGTTGGCGATTACGGCGATCGGGCCGGGGTTTCCGGTGAGCGCCAGGAATCGGTCGACGTGCGCGCCGAAGCGGTACGACGAGAGGAACAGTCGCACGCGGCCTCAGATGGTGTAGGCGAGATTGTCGACGATCCGCCGGCCCACCTCGACGTCGCCGCCCAGTTCGAATTCCGCAGTGTGCTCGGCTGCGGTGACGCGACCCGTGGCGAGCCGGGTGAACAGCCGCGAATCCATCGCGATGGTCGACGTCGCCGGACCGGCGAGCTCCGGCACCACCGCGGCACGGCCGTCCACCGCGACGTGCATTGTGCGGGCGAGCGGGCCGGACAGCTCGAAGGTGACGCGGGCGCCCTCCGGTGCGCGGCCGAGCTTGCCGACGATGAATCCGAGTGCCCCGGCAATCTCGCCGAACGCCAGCTCGCCGCGCGCACCACCCTCGTCCCCGGCGGGTGCGCCCAGTGCATCGCGGATGTCGTGCTCGTGAATCCAGCAGTCGAACAAGCGAATCCGCATGAACCGGCCGTAGGTCGACGGTCCTGCCGGGGTGATCGAGGGGGCGTCGAAGTCGTCCTGGGTCATTGCGCTCAGGGCCTCGCGTCGCTGCGCGATCGTCGCGCGGAACAGCTCCAGGATCTGGGCGCCGGTGTGCGCCCGCAGCCCCTCGACCCAGCGCTCGTTGAGCGCGGCGATCTCGTTTCGCACGTGCGGCAGCGCATGCACGTCGATCGCCGTGTCCGGTGGATTCTTCCCGGACAGAAAAGATTCCGTCCCGATCAGGTGTGAGGTGATGTCGCGAACGGTCCAGCCGGGCAGCGAGCTAGGTGTGATCCAGGCGTCGCCTTCGACCGTCGCGAGCAGGTCGTCGAGCGCGTCCCACTGCGCGAACAGTGCGTCGACCAGTGGTGCCTTGGGGAACTCGCTCATGCTTCTTGCTCCGATTCCAGTCGGGAGAGGTCTACTACCTCACCGCGGTTGATGCTCTGCCAGTCCCGGCCCTGAACGTACGGCGTCAGGGCCTCGCCGATCGCTGCGGTGTCCGCCGGGCCCTTGACGCGCTGGATCTCGTACACGCGGGGGAACTCGAGCATCTCGGTCACGAGGTTCCACAGTCGCACGGCGGCCGCACCCTGGGGTGGATCGACCAGGACGGGCCCGAACAGCGCAGTGCCCTGCACGAACAGCGTCGGGACCCCGAAGCCGCCCGCCGTGGTGACGCGATCATGGTCGGCACGGACCTCGTCGTGCGTCGACGGATCGGCCAGAGCAGCGTCGAGCAGGGAGGCGTCCAGCCCCAGTTGGACGAGCAGCTCCCGCGCCACCTCCGGATCGTGCGGCTTGCCCCCCTCGACGTGGAGGAGATGGCCGGTAGCGGCGTACCAGCGATCGAGCAGGTCCATGCTCTCGCGGCGCAGTAGTGCGCCGATTCGCATCAGTGACCATCCATACGACCAGTCGCGCTCCCATGGATGCTTCTGGTCGTCACGGCGATTGATCTCCTCGAGGCTGAAGAAGCGCCATGCGATGTCGATACCGGTTTCGGCGCGGACATGCCGAATCCAGCGCGAGGTGTGGAAAGCGAACGGGCACATCGGGTCGAAGTGGAAGTCCACCGATGTGATTGCGTGGCCGACCGCGGGTAGCGGAGCGGCAGGAGTGTCCGTGCTCACTCTCCCACTCTATGGCCGATCTGCGTTCCGTGCGGCGGCATCGGGAATTGGAACGGAGGACCGGGGTGGCGCCGGTGGCGGCCGTTCGAATGATCCGGCTGCCCAAGGGTGTTCGCGGCCGACCGGGCGTCCTCTACCTCGCGTCCTGGAGGAACTGCTGCAGCACCGCCGCGTGGCTGTGCTCGACGTCTTGGGTTGCGGTGAGCAGGACGATCGGCCGATCGTGTGCGAGAGTCAGCAGACGGTCCACTGCGCTACGACCGTCCGGTGATTCGAGCTCGGCGAGATAGCGGGATCGAAACTCGGCAAATTCTGCGACGTCGTGGCTGTACCACCGTCGCAGCTCGGTCGACGGCGCAAGATCCTTCGCCCAGTCGTCGTAGTGGAACGAATCCTTGCGTAATCCGCGCGGCCACAGCCGATCGACGAACACCCGGAAGCACGGCTCAGCGCCCGGATGTTCGTACACACGTTCGATGTGAATGGTCCCCACGGGCATCTCCCACCTCCGCGTCATGGGCCGATTTCGTCGCCAGGTTACGTCCATGTGAAATCGTGAGCTGCATCACAAAAAATGGCACATAAGGTGGTATACCTCAGTTCAGACTCGATTCAGACAACATCGACGACTTGCGTGTGTTCCCTTGCTCACGGTACTTCTGACTACCATCGTGGACCACTTGCATCGTTCGGGTCATCGTCCGTCGATCGCTCGAAAGTTGCCGCCCGTCGCGGCGCGCACACCATCTAACGCAGGAAGTCGGAACATTGGATACATCGAAGAGCGCCGCACAGGTGCGCCCATCGGTCGGCGTTGTTCGTGAGACGAGCGACGGCGAGCGGCGGGTCGCACTGGTGCCGAAGGTCGTGGCAGCGCTGTCGGCGAAGGGTGTCGACGTAGTCGTCGAACCCGGTGCCGGGCTGGGTGCCCTGATTCCGGATGAGTTGTACAAAGAAGCCGGCGCCACGATCGGTGACGCATGGTCGGCGGACATCGTCGCGAAGGTGTCGGCGCCGTCCACAGAGGAGATCGGGAAGCTGCGCTCGGGTTCGACCCTGATCGGCTTCCTGGCGCCGCGCAACGCGGACAACCGGATCGCGGATCTGAAGGCGGCCGGTGTGCAGGCGTTCGCAGTCGAGGCGATCCCGCGTATCTCGCGTGCCCAGGTGATGGATGCGCTGTCGTCACAGGCCAACGTCGCCGGCTACAAGGCCGTCATCGTGGCCGCGTCGGAGTCCACCCGGTACTTCCCGATGCTGACCACCGCCGCCGGCACCGTCAAGCCCGCCACCGTGCTGGTGCTCGGTGTGGGTGTCGCCGGTCTGCAGGCGCTGGCCACGGCCAAGCGTCTCGGCGGCCGTGTCACCGGCTACGACGTCCGTCCCGAGGTCGCGGACCAGGTCCGCTCGGTCGGCGCGCAGTGGCTGGACCTCGGCATCGACGCCGCCGGTGAGGGTGGCTACGCCCGCCAGCTCACCGAGGCCGAGCAGGCCCAGCAGCAGCAGGCGCTCGAGGAGGCAATCAAGGGCTTCGACGTCGTCATCACCACGGCGCTCGTCCCCGGCCGTCCCGCGCCGCGCTTGGTCACCGCCGCCGCCGTCGAGGGTATGAAGCCCGGTAGCGTCATCGTCGACCTGGCCGGCGAGACCGGCGGCAACTGCGAGCTCACCGAGCCCGGTCAGACCGTCGTCAAGCACGGCGTCACGATCTGCTCGCCGCTGAACCTGCCGGCGACCATGCCCGAGCATGCGTCGGAGCTGTACTCCAAGAACTTGTACGCGCTGATCGAGATCATGCTCGACGAGAACGGCGCCTTCGCGCCGAACTTCGACGACGAGGTGCTCGCTGCTGCGTGCGTCACCCGTGAGGAGGCGACCGCCTGATGTACACCGAACTGTTGGCGAACATCGCGATCCTGGTCCTGGCCGGGTTCGTGGGCTTCGCTGTCATCTCCAAGGTGCCCAACACGCTGCACACGCCGCTGATGTCGGGCACCAACGCCATCCACGGCATCGTCGTCCTCGGCGCACTCGTCGTGCTCGGGCACCTGCCCGGTGACGCGCCGTGGGGCATCAAGATCATTCTGTTCGTCGCGCTGGTGTTCGGCACCCTGAACGTCGTCGGCGGCTTCGTCGTCACCGACCGCATGCTCGCGATGTTCAAGCCGAAGAAGGACGCCCAGAAGGTGACCGAGAAGAAGGGGGCTGACTCCTGATGAGCTACCTCGTCACGATTCTGTACATCGTCGCGTTCGCGATGTTCATCTACGGTCTGTCCG
Protein-coding sequences here:
- a CDS encoding Type 1 glutamine amidotransferase-like domain-containing protein, producing MRLFLSSYRFGAHVDRFLALTGNPGPIAVIANAADAWPARARESAVMSDVAPLRRLGFTPTEVDLRDFVGRPDALKRTLTGFGGVWVRGGNTFVLRAQFARSGADAVLTDLLRRDELAYAGYSAGACVMAPSLTGVEFADDPAEVAPTCGVSARWDGLGLVDFTIVPHWSSSLDPDNEAARMIAACHAAGVKFRALTDDQAIVVDAETTILV
- a CDS encoding Re/Si-specific NAD(P)(+) transhydrogenase subunit alpha translates to MDTSKSAAQVRPSVGVVRETSDGERRVALVPKVVAALSAKGVDVVVEPGAGLGALIPDELYKEAGATIGDAWSADIVAKVSAPSTEEIGKLRSGSTLIGFLAPRNADNRIADLKAAGVQAFAVEAIPRISRAQVMDALSSQANVAGYKAVIVAASESTRYFPMLTTAAGTVKPATVLVLGVGVAGLQALATAKRLGGRVTGYDVRPEVADQVRSVGAQWLDLGIDAAGEGGYARQLTEAEQAQQQQALEEAIKGFDVVITTALVPGRPAPRLVTAAAVEGMKPGSVIVDLAGETGGNCELTEPGQTVVKHGVTICSPLNLPATMPEHASELYSKNLYALIEIMLDENGAFAPNFDDEVLAAACVTREEATA
- a CDS encoding zinc ribbon domain-containing protein translates to MASVPDAAACPDCAAEARRQITASRLGHGASTPMRLLDATARSASEPGVVSGPRPGAARAARPVTTNPLHRKLPRP
- a CDS encoding maleylpyruvate isomerase family mycothiol-dependent enzyme, translated to MSEFPKAPLVDALFAQWDALDDLLATVEGDAWITPSSLPGWTVRDITSHLIGTESFLSGKNPPDTAIDVHALPHVRNEIAALNERWVEGLRAHTGAQILELFRATIAQRREALSAMTQDDFDAPSITPAGPSTYGRFMRIRLFDCWIHEHDIRDALGAPAGDEGGARGELAFGEIAGALGFIVGKLGRAPEGARVTFELSGPLARTMHVAVDGRAAVVPELAGPATSTIAMDSRLFTRLATGRVTAAEHTAEFELGGDVEVGRRIVDNLAYTI
- the fmdA gene encoding formamidase; this translates as MPELLFPLDSSKKFTEQEKVGHNRWHPDIPAAVTVKPGDSFRVHCREWFDGAIRNDDSADDILNAPLTTVHTLSGPFAIEGARPGDLLIVDILDIGPIPQEDSGPLAGQGWGYTGIFPTHNGGGFLTEQFPDAYKAVWDFSGQTATSRHVPHVKFTGIVHPGLMGTAPSHDLLGRWNTREAALIATDPDRVPPLALPPEPRDAILGTLSGADFDRVAAEAARTAPPRENGGNQDIKNLTKGSRIFYPVFVDGAKLSVGDLHFSQGDGEITFCGAIEMGGFIDLRVDLIKGGMETYGVSENAIFMPGNTDPQYSEWLAFSGTSVTLDGEQRYLDSHLAYQRACLHAIDYLTKFGYSPEQAYLLLGAAPIEGRLSGVVDIPNSCATVYLPTAIFDFPIAPTADGPARIDPGIGAPRSTR
- a CDS encoding DsbA family protein: MTSVDFHFDPMCPFAFHTSRWIRHVRAETGIDIAWRFFSLEEINRRDDQKHPWERDWSYGWSLMRIGALLRRESMDLLDRWYAATGHLLHVEGGKPHDPEVARELLVQLGLDASLLDAALADPSTHDEVRADHDRVTTAGGFGVPTLFVQGTALFGPVLVDPPQGAAAVRLWNLVTEMLEFPRVYEIQRVKGPADTAAIGEALTPYVQGRDWQSINRGEVVDLSRLESEQEA
- a CDS encoding NAD(P) transhydrogenase subunit alpha, with the protein product MYTELLANIAILVLAGFVGFAVISKVPNTLHTPLMSGTNAIHGIVVLGALVVLGHLPGDAPWGIKIILFVALVFGTLNVVGGFVVTDRMLAMFKPKKDAQKVTEKKGADS
- a CDS encoding wax ester/triacylglycerol synthase domain-containing protein, translating into MADGRPFVPPSAVDVDLSAVGWGQSRTMSDFETGMWRMEEVEPELRTPIVAVDVLDRAPDWERLVQAHEWASHIVPRIRMRAVEPAFGLGNPMWSVDPEFDLDYHLRRVRLPEPADLDHALRICRHLATEPFDKARPPWMALLIEGLDDGRAVYVVKTHHSITDGMGGIQMMALLHSRRAEPTPNKPDRLPAPPEHLSDISALYEEVLDGIRRTPRRIAGLVSGTVRTAVAAVTSPFDAAGEALDYAGSLLRVVTPPPATGSPLLRERGLGRWFGILEVGLPELKAAAHAAGGSVNDAYVAALLGGFRRYHEELGVPIGKIPMGMPISMRAAADPSGGNRIAAVRFAGPATEVNPAARIRKVRAIVLALREEPALDIVEAAAPLLVRLPNRLLATWYLSQSKGLDMQASNVAGVPVPVYLAGARIERMFPFGPAPGCAVMATMVSHVGTCCIGVNLDTAAVTEPALFMRCLQEGLDEVVALGTVTEGAGDE
- a CDS encoding DUF488 family protein, which translates into the protein MPVGTIHIERVYEHPGAEPCFRVFVDRLWPRGLRKDSFHYDDWAKDLAPSTELRRWYSHDVAEFAEFRSRYLAELESPDGRSAVDRLLTLAHDRPIVLLTATQDVEHSHAAVLQQFLQDAR